The nucleotide window AAAAGGCGCTGCACCGTTTCTTCATGAAGATTGGCAAGAAACTGGCCAAGCAGAAAAATGCCCGCAACGGCTTTACCTACACTTCGGGCATCATGGCCGAATACGAAGCCGATCCGGCTACCTTTATGGACCAGGGCCTGAATGCTATTAAGCAGGCTGAAAACCTGGCGTCGTCCCTTTCTGCCGACAAGAGCCTTTCGGGACTGCTGAGTGATATTAACGGCCGCATGACGGAACTTTCCCGCTTCTTGCAGGATTTTGAATTCGTGGTGAAGGCGGGCCGTGAAGATTGGGCCTTCTACATGGAAGAGCCCTTCAATCCCCATACTATCAAGTTGCATGCTTCGCCTCTCGATGCTAGCGCAACTTGGAAAGAAAAATTTTATCCGTGGATCAAGTCGGCCACGTTTACGTCGGCAACACTTTCAGTGCAAGGCGATTTGAATTACTTTGTACAGAAGATGGGGATGGATTCCCTGGACGGCAAGAAGGCGCCTTTCTTGAGAGTCTATACCGAGTCTGCCAATAAGGATGATCGTCGCTCGGTCATTCTTGCAAAGTACCTGCCCAAGCCCTCGCTGCCGGAATACAACGATGCGGTAAATGAAACCCTTTGCGCGGTACTCCCCGAAGTCGAAGAAAATACCATGGTGCTCTTTACCAGTATTTCTGCGATGATGAAGGCGCAGACCGCCTTGGCTCCGCTCTTTGCCGAAAAGAACAAGCTGCTTCTGTGTCAGCATGTAGACGGTTCCTTGGATGGCCTCGTGGCGATGTTCCGCAAGTCCCGTGGTGCGTGCCTGCTGGGTTGCCAGAGCCTGTGGGAAGGCGTGGACTTCCCGGGTGATGCTCTCAAGCTCCTGGTGATCCCGAAGCTTCCGTTCCCGAACCCGGTAGATCCGCTAGTGGCTGGCATTAGCAACAAGATGAAGGCCGAAGGCAAGAATGCTTTCAAGGAATACTTCGTTCCTGAAGCCTACATGGAATTGCGCCAGGGACTCGGTCGCCTGATCCGTTCCGAAGAAGACTGCGGCAAGGTATTGATTCTGGACAACCGCATCGTAGTTGAACACTACGGCAAAAGCTTTGCCCGTATCTGGAACAACAAGCAGACTGTGGTAAATTCTATCGAAGAAATCAAGGCAGCCTTGAAGTAGCCTCAAATCTTTAAATTAGAGATTGCCGTCGCGACGGTTATATTGCAACTGCGTGTAGTAGCTGGTCTTTTCTTCTTGCATGGATCTTGTGATTTCGTCAATGAAATCATCCATGCTTTTAGAGGGGTCGAAACTTTGACTGCAAATGCAAGTGGTGAGCTTGTAGGAATTGCTGAAGGTGTTGAGTTCGTTCAGGCTTGACCGGATGCGGGTAATGCACATGCTCACCGCCATTTCGTTGGTGGTGTTGATGAATGCGATAAACTCGTCACTGGAATAGCGGACGATGAGTCCCAATCCGCCGACAGCACGGTTCAGGATTTTGGTCATTTGCACAAGGACCTTGTTGCCCGTGACTCTGCCGTAGTCCTGGTTGATTTTCTTGAAACCGTTGATGTTTACGAGAATGCCTGTAACATGCAGGTCTTTCTTTTTCTTGTATTCGCGCCCCAGGATTGCCAGGTAGGCGAAGTTGTATACGTTGGTGAGCTTGTCTCTATAGACGCGTTCGCCGTGGATCGAAGAGAATACTCCCGCGATAGCGATTGCTGTACACGAAGAAATGGCGGAGATGCCGTAAAAAAGCGATTGTGCGATAGTGCCTGCGATAATCGGGGCAAAGAAAATCCAGATGGGGAAGGACTTGAGAGGACCACCCTTGTGCTTGCAGATGAAGTAGATGATAAGGCTGTCCAGCAAGAGCCCGTAATCTATAATGGTGTAGATCCAGAAGTATCTGCGGGTATAGACGTTGTTTGCAGAGACATCGAATATGATCGGAATGAAATTGTTGAGAATGACAAGTACCAACCCAAGAACGATGGCGAAACCGAGAGTGTTGCGGTGGGCTGTCGAAAATCGGTAGTTCAGGTGTTCGGCAAGGAACATGAGCCAGAAGAAACAGCTGAACATATTGGTGAGGTACAGGAGATCGTTGCCTCCGTAAACGAATATGCGGGCAATCGTTCCGGGGCGACCGTCAGCGGTGTATGCGATGGGGTCCAGTACGCATGTGCAGAACGTGAAAAGTAACAGCAATTGGAGATAGGCGTTTTCTGAACCTTTTTCTTTAAATCGCCAAATGTTGCCTGCCAGCAAAACGCCTAGCAGGACTATGCCGAATATATTTGTAGCATAAACCGCTGTCAGTTCAAAAGTCGGTTCCATAATTATCCCCTTCCTTAATATAATTAAAAAAATGCAAAAAGTTTATAATTTGTGTACAAAAATGGAGAAGTGGGTCTAAATTTTTTTATAATTATGCGCAAAAAACGGAGATTTTTATGTCCAAACTGATGCGTTCTATTTCGGGTATCCGCGGTATCGTGGGTGATACCCTTACCCCCCAGGTTCTCAAAAGCCACGTGAGCGCTTTTTTGCAGATTACCAATGCCAAGCGCGTGGTGATTGGCCGCGACAGCCGCCCCACCGGCGATGCCATTAGCCAGTTCGTGGCGGGTATTTGCCGCCTTTCCGGCGTGGACGTGGTAGAAGTAGGCCTCTCTACGACTCCGTCTGTAGAAATCCTTACGACCGAACTGAAGGCCGATGCAGGTATCATCATTACCGCAAGCCACAATCCGCTTGAATGGAACGCTCTCAAGTTCTTGAACAACAAGGGCCTTTTCCTCGGTCCCGCCGACGTGAAGAAACTGTTTGAACTTGCCGATGCCGACAACTTTGAATACCCCGACTACCGCAACATGGGCAAGTACGAGTTCATGAAGGATGCCGACGGCGTGCATGTGGATGGTACACTCAAGATTCCGTTTGTCGATGTGGAAGCTATCAAGGCTAAGCACTTCAAGGTGGCTGTGGATGCCGTGAATGGCGCAGGGTCTTACATTGTGCCCCGTTTGTTGGAACAGTTGGGCTGTGAAGTCGTACGTGTGCATTGCGAACCCGATGGCACGTTCCCCCGCGGTGCCGAACCGATTCCTGAAAACCTGGGTGACCTCCGTAAGGCCGTGAAGGATAACGGCTGCGCTGTCGGTTTCGCAGTCGATCCCGATGCAGACCGTTGCGCACTCGTCGATGGCCTTGGCCAGAGCATTGGTGAAGAATACACGCTCGCCATTGCGACCGAAGAAGTGCTTAGCCAGAAGAAGGGTGGCGTTTGCGTGAACCTTTCTACTAGCCGCATGAATCAGGATGTCGCCGAAAAGTACGGCTGCGAATTTAGCCGCGCTAAGGTCGGCGAAATCAATGTGAGCCTGCAGATGATCGAAAAGGGCTGCGTTATCGGTGGTGAAGGTAACGGAGGCGTGATTCTCCCGGCTCTGCATTATGGCCGCGATTCCTTGGTGGCTGCTGCTCTCGTGCTCAGCTGGATGGCACACCATAACGGTGGCCCCGAAAAGTTCGTCGCCGAAAATCCGTCTTACGCTATGCCTAAGAAGAAGTTTGAACTTGGCGACAAGAAGGTTGCAGACATCTTGCCTAAGGTCAAGGCAGAATTTGCCGGCTGGGATATGGATGAACGAGACGGCCTGTGGCTCGGTCACGAAAAGTCCTGGGTGCATGTGCGCGCCAGCAACACGGAACCGGTTATCCGCGTGATTGCCGAAGCTCCGACAGCTGAAGAGGCCGAAGCCCTCTGCACTAAAGTCGAAAAACTTATATAGTCTTCGCTATGCGGCGTTGTTCGCCCCCTCACGTACGACTTAGTACGCTACGGGGGCTCGCGTCTTGCCTAGCTCGACTCTCTAAGTTTTTCTTTGATTCATGTATATGATAATTTTGAGCCCGCTTTATGCGGGCTTTTTTTTGC belongs to Fibrobacter sp. UWT2 and includes:
- a CDS encoding diguanylate cyclase domain-containing protein; the encoded protein is MEPTFELTAVYATNIFGIVLLGVLLAGNIWRFKEKGSENAYLQLLLLFTFCTCVLDPIAYTADGRPGTIARIFVYGGNDLLYLTNMFSCFFWLMFLAEHLNYRFSTAHRNTLGFAIVLGLVLVILNNFIPIIFDVSANNVYTRRYFWIYTIIDYGLLLDSLIIYFICKHKGGPLKSFPIWIFFAPIIAGTIAQSLFYGISAISSCTAIAIAGVFSSIHGERVYRDKLTNVYNFAYLAILGREYKKKKDLHVTGILVNINGFKKINQDYGRVTGNKVLVQMTKILNRAVGGLGLIVRYSSDEFIAFINTTNEMAVSMCITRIRSSLNELNTFSNSYKLTTCICSQSFDPSKSMDDFIDEITRSMQEEKTSYYTQLQYNRRDGNL
- the glmM gene encoding phosphoglucosamine mutase, with the protein product MSKLMRSISGIRGIVGDTLTPQVLKSHVSAFLQITNAKRVVIGRDSRPTGDAISQFVAGICRLSGVDVVEVGLSTTPSVEILTTELKADAGIIITASHNPLEWNALKFLNNKGLFLGPADVKKLFELADADNFEYPDYRNMGKYEFMKDADGVHVDGTLKIPFVDVEAIKAKHFKVAVDAVNGAGSYIVPRLLEQLGCEVVRVHCEPDGTFPRGAEPIPENLGDLRKAVKDNGCAVGFAVDPDADRCALVDGLGQSIGEEYTLAIATEEVLSQKKGGVCVNLSTSRMNQDVAEKYGCEFSRAKVGEINVSLQMIEKGCVIGGEGNGGVILPALHYGRDSLVAAALVLSWMAHHNGGPEKFVAENPSYAMPKKKFELGDKKVADILPKVKAEFAGWDMDERDGLWLGHEKSWVHVRASNTEPVIRVIAEAPTAEEAEALCTKVEKLI